Proteins encoded in a region of the Calypte anna isolate BGI_N300 chromosome 15, bCalAnn1_v1.p, whole genome shotgun sequence genome:
- the LOC103535429 gene encoding protein DGCR6, protein MDRFGCGVMDRFGGGSGEYEAAEQQQEQLSRQQEQLSRQQERHYRLLSELQTLVKALPSSCQQRLSYTTLSDLALALLDGTVFEIVQGLLEIQHLTEKNLYSQRLQLHSEHRGMKQELFHRHKEAQQCCRPHNLPLLRAAQQREMEAVEQRIREEQRMMDEKIVLELDQKVIDQQSTLEKAGVSGFYITTNPQELTLQMNLLELIRKLQQKESESEKAFS, encoded by the exons ATGGACCGGTTCGGCTGTGGGGTCATGGACCGGTTCGGCGGCGGGTCAGGGGAGTACGAGGcggcagagcagcagcaggagcagctgtcccggcagcaggagcagctgtcccGGCAGCAGGAGCGGCACTACCGTCTGCTTTCCGAGCTGCAGACTCTGGTGAAGGCGCTGCCCAG ctcctgccagcagcgTCTCTCCTACACGACGCTGAGCGACCTGGCGCTGGCGCTGCTGGACGGGACCGTCTTCGAGATAGTGCAAGGCCTGCTGGAGATCCAGCACCTGACCGAGAAGAACCTCTACAGCCAGCGCCTGCAGCTGCACAGCGAGCACCGCG GGATGAAGCAGGAGCTCTTCCACCGGCACAAGGAggcccagcagtgctgcagaccCCACAATCTGCCGCTCCTCCGTGCTGCACAGCAACGGGAGATGGAG GCTGTGGAGCAACGAATTCGAGAGGAGCAGCGAATGATGGATGAGAAGATAGTCTTGGAGCTAGACCAGAAGGTGATAGACCAGCAGAGCACTCTGGAAAAGGCTGGGGTGTCCGGCTTCTACATCACCACAAACCCACAG GAGCTCACTTTACAGATGAATTTGCTGGAACTGATTCGGAAGTTACAACAGAAGGAATCTGAGTCTGAGAAAGCTTTTTCCTGA